A stretch of the Aminipila terrae genome encodes the following:
- a CDS encoding DUF896 domain-containing protein, protein MLPKEKIDRINELAKKSKTVGLTDTEKEEQQTLRKEYLVKFRESFRQQLENIEIVEETEEEVEIDVKVN, encoded by the coding sequence ATGCTTCCAAAAGAAAAAATTGATAGAATTAATGAATTGGCTAAAAAATCAAAAACTGTCGGATTAACTGATACTGAGAAAGAAGAACAGCAAACGCTGAGAAAAGAGTATTTAGTTAAATTTAGAGAGAGCTTCAGGCAACAGCTTGAAAACATAGAAATTGTTGAAGAAACTGAAGAAGAAGTCGAAATTGACGTAAAAGTGAATTAA
- a CDS encoding recombinase family protein produces the protein MIYGYASVSARGQFEANSIEEQTKLIKQRYPSAEMIIEKYDDPKDRPVLQECIANMYGGDTLVVSKLDRLCSTIKEGICFIEDALSKNIRINIINIGMVDGTHTGRMVLNIMNAFAEFDKAMIVERTQVGKAIAKTKEGFKEGRPRKYTKSEIEEALLLLKTNSYKSVEEKTGISKSTLIRAKRA, from the coding sequence ATGATATATGGATATGCAAGTGTTTCTGCCAGAGGTCAATTTGAAGCGAATTCAATAGAGGAGCAGACAAAACTGATTAAACAAAGATATCCCAGTGCGGAAATGATTATAGAGAAATATGATGATCCAAAAGACAGGCCCGTTTTACAAGAATGCATTGCGAACATGTATGGTGGTGATACTTTGGTTGTTTCAAAACTGGACAGACTTTGCAGTACAATAAAGGAAGGCATATGTTTTATTGAGGATGCCTTAAGTAAAAACATTCGCATAAATATAATAAATATTGGAATGGTTGATGGAACTCATACCGGGAGAATGGTTCTTAACATTATGAATGCTTTTGCTGAATTTGATAAAGCCATGATTGTGGAGAGGACCCAGGTTGGAAAGGCCATTGCCAAAACGAAAGAAGGGTTTAAAGAAGGAAGACCCAGAAAATATACTAAATCTGAAATAGAAGAAGCTCTTTTGCTTTTAAAGACTAATAGTTATAAATCTGTAGAGGAAAAAACAGGTATTAGTAAAAGCACATTGATTCGTGCAAAAAGAGCATAA